The nucleotide sequence GTTATTTAGGGGAATCGACTGAATTAGAATGAATAATTCAGTAACATATGGGGAAAAAACACTTCATTTTGAGAAATGGTGTCATCGCTAACTAATTTCGAAAGAACCAGTCTCATAATTAGGAAGACCATAGTTCATGTAGTGATTATGACATATAATAATGACTGTATTCCTCTGGGAAATTCACTTAGACTCTCACAATCCCACAccattctctaagattataactTGCTGAAAAGCTGCTCAGTTGTAGTAGTGGAAAGGATTTCCTTACCCTGTCCCACTGAAATCAAAAGTTTTGGAGACAATAGCTATAAAGATAATTGTTTTTCTATGcatgttaaaaatgtttcttaagtGAATTACTACACCATCTTACCTTTCCTTATATACGTTACTGGTCATAACTGAATATGTACCTTCTTCAAGAACATTCTACACTGTCTTAGGTTTATCATTATGAATGGTGATTAATAGGAATtaacttctctcttccccccctttaTTGTCTCAATATTCTGACGCACGAAATTGGCAACATGATATTCTCATGTGCTTTATTTAACGTAAAGAGAGCCAACAGATGCCAGAATTAATGAAGTCTCTCATTACTACATCTTCTTATCTCTGCCAGTTTTGAAACCTATATTAGGAAAGTACCATGTACGTAACctcaatatatgtatattccacaatgacacaattcaattcaacaaccaATTAATAAAACTCTTTTGGTAAATACATACTTACTtaccttttgtaaaaaaaaagtgtacATATCATAATTTAACTTTTTCATGCTAATTAATGGTCATCATTATTGGAATAAAAAGTGCATAAGTCTGATTACattaccctaccccccactcaagaatgaatgaatgaaacactgGTAAGCACTAATTTTGAACAAAGCactgtggggatacaaataggaaaggaagacaatccctgctctccaggatctaacattctaatgggggagacacatATAAAAAATTTCAGCTGCATATGAGATAGAAATATTCCACAGCCCTTTGGGTACAGTAACAAAGCTAATGGTAATACCTCTTTTTAAATGatatgataaaatcatatcagtttctgacgTTGAAACGTTTGACACTGAGGTGAAAACAATAACATTCCAAAGGCTCTTGGATTCAGTGTTCTGGGCTATCTCTATTGGGATTTATGGGGGGTTGACAGTGGTCTTGTAGGAAATTTGACCTGCCTAATGCTCAttgccctctctctccctccctccctcccccccctctctctccctccctccctcccccccctctctctccctccctccctcccccctctctctccctccctccctccccccctctccctcctctctctctctctctcccacctctctccctccctcctctctctctccctcctctctctctctctctctctcttttcctttatgcTTCAGTTAGTCTGCTTTGTCTGCCTTGTGAGTGGAAAGTGAGTGCCTTGTACAATAATTAGtctagccatttcctaattgatgatCATCTATTTTTTGATTACATTCAAAGctgcttgagggtagggactatcttttgtgtttttttcttgtttgtgtttgtatcccctgaactaagtacagtacctaacacataggcccttaaaaaatgtttactgactgattgatttctAGTTCATTACCACTTCAAAAAGTATTGCTATGACTATCTTGGTGAATGTAgaatctttttctctgtctctgacatGCTTGGGAATATGCCTTGTAGTGAGATTTTTGGTCAAAAGGTACAGAtagtttagtcactttcttagtgtatttccaaattgctttccaatttaACAGTTTCACCAATGTAAGAGTTCCCACAACAAAACTGGTATACATGTCTTCTGCAACTCTTCCAAAATTAACAATTTGCAGTTTTTGTCATCCTTGCCAATTTATCAAAGGTGAAAGGGGACTTCAAAGATATTTctctttgcatttctcttattaatggtAATTGGGGAAAGTATTTCATATGattattagtattttttaattctacatttgaaaaaaaaaagttgtgttaTTGGCTCCACTTATCCTTTAAGGAACGGCTCTTGGTcttatacatttttattatttccttttatgtcttggatatcagaccctGACTGGAGATGTTtcatgtaaagatttttttttttattgttaacaGCTTCCCTTGTTCATCTAGCTGCATTGATTCTGTTAATGCAAAAGATTTTCAAATTCATTTAAtgcaaatattcttttttatagaGAGTCCCTATTATACTTATTTAGATAAGAATTCTTCTCTTAGACTTATCTGTGAGAGTTGTCTGATCCAGTcatcttaaaattgttttatggcatAAACATTAATCTTAATAGCCtatatttttgttataaaaatcgAGATGTGATTTATCTTTAATCAACAGATCCTTATCGCTACCCTATGCAAATCAGAACTAAGCAAAAGAAGAATTTCTAGGTAAAGAACACCAGATTTATTTCGACTCATACATCTTTGTTTGGTAAGGGAAATTCTAATGTATTTAttagtttttctttctgaataCATTTCtgtgactgagtccaggtttggTCAAAACCAAAATATAAGTTTTCTAGACATTCTCCTCTCACTGTTACAAAATTTAATTGAGTTTATTTTAGGTCTACATCAAGATGACATTGGATTATTACAATATCATATTTAAATCTGTCCATCTTGGGCATATCAGAAAGGTCTTTCTTGTCCAGATAATTTCACTTTTCCTTCAAGGCAAATGTTTCCTGTTAACTTGAAGTTTTTTCAagtatttcatatttcatttctattatatttctaCTAATCCCAGATTTCAATAAAATTCTCAATTTAATATTgttctaagcaaaaaaaaaactgtagtgTATATGAGCTTTTAAATTTGGAAAAATGGCTTCAGATAAGATAGATTTGCTTGACTCATTCATTCAAGTACCTGCAATATGCACCATTGTGGGTATTAAATTAGATACAAATTGTAGACAAGACAAGGCATCCACAGCTAACGTCCAAAATCTGAGAACCCTAAGACATTTTAGGATAAAGTTTAAGTTCAAGAACTGGATACCCATATGAGATAGTGGTAGCAATAGACATCTTACAGTCATAGCATCTAGAGATTAAAGAAACTTCAGAGATAAATCATTTCATCCTCATGATTTCAAATGTGAGAAAAGTAGGTCCAGAAAAACAAAGTTTCTTAACCAATATGAAACCAATATCAAGTAGTAGAGTTTAGAGTTGGAACCAAGGCACTTAATTTCAAACCCAAGGCTGTCTTTGCTACATCATTTTGAGAATAATTTAGACCTTGCTCAGATTTATTTGACTTTAAATATGAATCCTCCCTTGGACCTGAAGATTCTTCTCAGTAGATTGCCTAGAGCCCCTTTCACATCTTTATTTCTCAGGGTGTAGATGAAGGGATTGAGTGTGGGAGTCACAACACCATACAAAAGAGCCATACATTTAGGCTGATCCCTCGTGATAGAAGAAGGGGGCTGGAGGTACATACTAATTGCAGGGCCATAGaataataagacaacaatgaGATGGGAAGAACAGGTTCCAAaggctttctttcttccctcagtAGACTGAATTTTTGTAACAGCCTGCCCAATATAGGCATAGGATGTAATAACCAAGGccaaaggaatagcaaggaaaaaTACACAGACCACAGAAAGCCCAAGTTCATTGGAACTCTTATCACCACAGGCAGCCTTGATCAGTACAGGAATCTCACACACCACGTGGTCTAATTCATTGTGTCCACACATTGGCAGCTGTAATGTCAAAGTTCCTTCTGACACAGCATAAGTCAGGCCACTTAAAAATACAATGGACACAAGTAAGATGCAGATCTGATGATTCATGATGAGGGTGTAGCGAAGTGGTTTGCAGATAGCCACATAGCGATCAAAAGACATGACAGCTAGGAGAAGACACTCTGAGGCTGCCATAAAGTGGAAAAAGTAAAGCTGAATAGCACATCCCATATAACTGATTGTCTTTTTTGAACTTCCCAAGTTGAATAAAATC is from Trichosurus vulpecula isolate mTriVul1 chromosome 7, mTriVul1.pri, whole genome shotgun sequence and encodes:
- the LOC118857965 gene encoding olfactory receptor 11-like gives rise to the protein MSGSNESLPEVFILLGFSNHAWLEFPLFLILLFIYPLALLGNISIILVCKLDHHLHSPMYFFLSNLSLVDICYTTSIVPQILFNLGSSKKTISYMGCAIQLYFFHFMAASECLLLAVMSFDRYVAICKPLRYTLIMNHQICILLVSIVFLSGLTYAVSEGTLTLQLPMCGHNELDHVVCEIPVLIKAACGDKSSNELGLSVVCVFFLAIPLALVITSYAYIGQAVTKIQSTEGRKKAFGTCSSHLIVVLLFYGPAISMYLQPPSSITRDQPKCMALLYGVVTPTLNPFIYTLRNKDVKGALGNLLRRIFRSKGGFIFKVK